The Sandaracinaceae bacterium genome window below encodes:
- a CDS encoding PEGA domain-containing protein: MVVSAWVALDVEVGLAQGSAARVEPPAGNTALVLPASSERDLAEAREWIPALVRALAAERVDTFPAEDASASFEAHVSSPAVELSASDIERWVARSQSAVRHLARADYDRARADLLEAHALSSGAAEELNREAERARQVLDTCLYMVRAYVETRDDASAMNQARACRQLVPGAEPSPYRHTPEVRAIIERVDRNIAAEAPGQLVVTSEPAGCAVRLNGISFGRTPFRMDGIAAGEYRLQVECDEVERGRIRRIRVGAGETAVHVDGAFDHAIRSRPGLGLLYDSAELARERAGAHANLLGETMSASEVWLLWLEAPGRLRVDRISAAGASSAWLAVDAAQPADADAALSNAVRHLRAGRSVDLEHPEARVGVALALPDAPERQADEDRADDDEGGDLDDALTEREASERRRRIALGITSGVSAAALVAATGLHIARVRRGEAFAQLFALDRQAAWIDLRLPSTLVAAGGGLLATATLPVLLPRRQGVPVGAWVTGALGVGLAVASIGTTLRRPGCPGFGVDRRQCIEREQGGDRAVLFASAAAPLLTVPLIYALRPAHVSPEVSVSREGAWVTVSGAF; the protein is encoded by the coding sequence ATGGTCGTCTCAGCGTGGGTGGCGCTGGACGTCGAGGTGGGCCTGGCTCAGGGGTCGGCAGCCCGCGTGGAGCCCCCAGCGGGCAACACAGCGCTCGTGCTGCCGGCCTCGTCGGAGCGCGACCTGGCCGAGGCGCGAGAGTGGATCCCCGCGCTGGTCCGGGCGCTCGCCGCTGAGCGGGTGGACACCTTCCCGGCAGAGGACGCCAGCGCATCGTTCGAGGCGCACGTGTCTTCGCCCGCAGTGGAGCTGAGCGCGTCGGACATCGAGCGCTGGGTGGCCCGCTCTCAGTCTGCCGTGCGGCATCTGGCGCGCGCGGACTACGACCGCGCCCGCGCCGACCTGCTGGAGGCTCACGCGCTCTCGAGCGGCGCGGCCGAGGAGCTGAACCGCGAGGCCGAGCGCGCCCGGCAGGTGCTGGACACGTGCCTCTACATGGTGCGCGCCTACGTGGAGACGCGCGACGACGCGAGCGCCATGAACCAGGCGCGCGCCTGCCGGCAGCTGGTGCCCGGCGCCGAGCCCAGTCCCTACCGCCACACGCCCGAGGTGCGCGCCATCATCGAGCGCGTGGACCGCAACATCGCGGCCGAGGCGCCTGGACAGCTGGTGGTCACCAGTGAGCCCGCCGGCTGCGCGGTGCGGCTCAATGGCATCTCGTTCGGGCGGACCCCGTTCCGCATGGACGGCATCGCGGCGGGTGAGTACCGGCTGCAGGTGGAGTGCGACGAGGTGGAGCGCGGGCGCATCCGTCGCATCCGCGTGGGCGCCGGCGAGACGGCCGTGCACGTGGACGGCGCGTTCGACCACGCCATCCGGTCGCGCCCTGGGCTGGGCCTGCTGTACGACAGCGCCGAGCTGGCCCGCGAGCGAGCCGGTGCCCACGCCAACCTGCTGGGCGAGACCATGAGCGCCAGTGAAGTGTGGCTGCTGTGGTTGGAGGCACCGGGGCGACTGCGGGTGGACCGCATCTCCGCGGCGGGCGCCAGCTCGGCGTGGCTGGCCGTGGACGCCGCGCAGCCGGCCGATGCCGACGCTGCGCTCTCGAACGCGGTGCGGCACTTGCGCGCGGGCCGCAGTGTGGACCTCGAGCATCCCGAGGCGCGCGTGGGCGTGGCGCTCGCGCTGCCCGACGCGCCGGAGCGGCAGGCCGACGAAGACCGGGCAGACGATGACGAGGGGGGGGACCTGGATGACGCGCTGACGGAGCGCGAGGCCAGCGAGCGGCGCCGGCGCATCGCGCTGGGGATCACCTCGGGAGTGAGCGCCGCGGCGCTGGTGGCGGCCACGGGCCTGCACATCGCGCGCGTCCGGCGCGGCGAGGCCTTCGCGCAGCTGTTCGCGCTGGATCGGCAAGCCGCGTGGATCGACCTGCGGTTGCCGTCCACCTTGGTGGCGGCGGGCGGTGGCTTGCTCGCCACGGCGACCCTCCCCGTGCTCTTGCCGCGGCGCCAAGGGGTCCCGGTGGGCGCATGGGTCACGGGGGCACTGGGGGTTGGGCTCGCTGTGGCCAGCATCGGGACCACGCTGCGGCGGCCCGGCTGCCCGGGCTTCGGGGTGGACCGGCGGCAGTGCATCGAGCGCGAGCAGGGGGGTGACCGCGCGGTGCTCTTCGCCAGCGCGGCGGCTCCGCTGCTCACGGTGCCGCTCATCTACGCGCTGCGGCCAGCGCACGTGTCGCCCGAGGTCAGCGTCTCGCGCGAGGGCGCGTGGGTCACGGTCTCGGGCGCCTTCTGA
- a CDS encoding VOC family protein — MSTSVPPPASAAAFPESPTEDIFARGRARSPLMKVVGLSHIILERPALDDMRHFLLDFGLRRSAQDVHGDYFRGSSSAHHLVAVRRAPTPRFGGVVFLAGQRSDLDVLTRVAGASQVEPSDEAGGGERVRLRSPSGLSVHVAFGARELEPLQTRAALSTNRVRQRHRINSPQRRDRGPAQVERLASVAWQAPDVEHEIGWFMQTFGLIASDYLVLGERSAQPTAAYLRVDLGRTPVDHHAIALFEGPRARLLSAAFEVLDFDDIAVGSEHLYGVGAKHVWGPGRHEAGSALFDYWRDPHGAVLGHVSDGDLFNAEIVPREGEFGRAALQQWGRPLPADFFDAQTGSQALRQISGLLSSDPGARRWARMAKALR, encoded by the coding sequence ATGAGCACGAGCGTCCCTCCGCCCGCGTCGGCAGCCGCTTTCCCAGAGTCCCCCACCGAAGACATCTTTGCGCGTGGTCGTGCGCGCTCGCCGCTCATGAAGGTGGTGGGCCTCTCGCACATCATCCTCGAGCGCCCGGCGCTGGACGACATGCGCCACTTCCTCTTGGACTTCGGCCTGCGGCGCAGCGCCCAAGACGTGCACGGCGACTACTTCCGCGGCAGCTCCTCGGCGCACCACCTGGTGGCCGTGCGGCGCGCGCCCACGCCCCGCTTCGGCGGCGTGGTGTTCCTGGCCGGGCAGCGCAGCGACCTGGACGTGCTCACGCGCGTGGCGGGCGCCAGCCAGGTGGAGCCCAGCGACGAAGCCGGCGGCGGCGAACGCGTGCGGCTGCGCTCCCCCTCCGGGCTCTCGGTGCACGTGGCCTTCGGCGCGCGGGAACTCGAGCCCCTGCAGACCCGCGCGGCCCTGAGCACCAACCGCGTGCGCCAGCGCCACCGCATCAACAGCCCGCAGCGCCGCGACCGCGGGCCCGCGCAGGTGGAGCGCCTCGCCAGCGTGGCGTGGCAGGCACCGGACGTGGAGCACGAGATCGGCTGGTTCATGCAGACCTTCGGGCTCATCGCCTCCGACTACCTGGTGCTGGGCGAGCGCAGCGCGCAGCCCACCGCCGCCTACCTGCGCGTGGACCTCGGCCGCACTCCGGTGGACCACCACGCCATCGCCCTCTTCGAGGGCCCGCGCGCCCGCCTGCTCTCCGCCGCCTTCGAGGTGCTGGACTTCGACGACATCGCCGTGGGCAGCGAGCACCTCTACGGCGTGGGCGCCAAGCACGTGTGGGGCCCTGGCCGCCACGAAGCGGGGAGTGCGCTCTTCGACTACTGGCGCGACCCGCACGGCGCCGTGCTGGGCCACGTGTCCGATGGCGACTTGTTCAACGCCGAGATCGTCCCGCGCGAGGGCGAGTTCGGTCGCGCGGCGCTGCAGCAGTGGGGCCGCCCGCTGCCTGCGGACTTCTTCGATGCGCAGACCGGCTCGCAGGCGCTCCGGCAGATCAGCGGGCTGCTGAGCAGTGACCCGGGAGCGCGGCGGTGGGCGCGCATGGCCAAGGCGCTGCGGTAG
- a CDS encoding serine acetyltransferase produces the protein MTSDITRHEDLSSALDDIVASYDGPEEINNLDSAALPNERKVIEAYEHLKPILYMGFYSKRSLNRGNLRYALSERLYPATEILVEQISRACTYEHRVGRCPGKPVNWSEEATLRLVRAIPRLRTRLNGDVVAAFQGDPAAASVEEVVFAYPSIEAITAYRIAHELHIAGVPLLPRIITEYAHSITGMDIHPGATVGERFFVDHGTGVVIGATCVIGNDVKLYQGVTLGALSLPRGDTALSQTKRHPTLEDEVTVYAGATILGGDTIIGRGSVVGGNVWLTRSLPPGSKVFGKARDE, from the coding sequence ATGACTAGCGACATCACCCGCCACGAAGATCTATCGAGCGCGCTCGACGACATCGTGGCCAGCTACGACGGCCCCGAGGAGATCAACAACCTCGACAGCGCGGCGCTGCCCAACGAGCGCAAGGTCATCGAGGCCTACGAGCACTTGAAGCCCATCCTGTACATGGGCTTCTACTCGAAGCGCTCGTTGAACCGCGGGAACCTGCGCTACGCCCTGAGCGAGCGGCTGTACCCGGCCACCGAGATCCTGGTGGAGCAGATCTCGCGCGCCTGCACCTACGAGCACCGCGTGGGCCGTTGCCCCGGCAAGCCCGTCAACTGGAGCGAAGAGGCCACGCTGCGCCTGGTGCGCGCCATCCCCCGGCTGCGCACGCGCCTGAACGGCGACGTGGTGGCCGCGTTCCAGGGCGACCCGGCGGCGGCCAGCGTGGAGGAGGTGGTCTTCGCCTACCCCAGCATCGAGGCCATCACGGCCTACCGCATCGCGCACGAGCTGCACATCGCGGGGGTGCCGCTGCTGCCGCGCATCATCACCGAGTACGCGCACTCCATCACGGGCATGGACATCCACCCCGGGGCCACGGTGGGCGAGCGCTTCTTCGTGGACCACGGCACGGGCGTGGTGATTGGCGCGACCTGCGTCATCGGCAACGACGTGAAGCTCTATCAGGGCGTCACGCTGGGCGCGCTCAGCCTGCCGCGCGGCGACACGGCGCTCAGCCAGACCAAGCGCCACCCCACACTGGAGGACGAGGTCACGGTGTATGCCGGCGCCACCATCCTGGGCGGCGACACCATCATCGGGCGTGGCTCGGTGGTGGGCGGCAACGTGTGGCTCACGCGGTCGCTTCCGCCGGGCTCGAAGGTGTTCGGAAAGGCACGCGATGAGTGA
- a CDS encoding CPBP family intramembrane metalloprotease has product MDEPAPPVAEDIPLPPGLPEPAVPRLRLRWWQGMLAMLVAVVMLVIANVAVLVVIMLAEHGPSGVMAAVGNPQALISFPMLAAGQIANLLVFLVVAALFPFVASVPHRSALGLSGAPAGTFLWGALGILGLGPLADRIVTTLKPYFPEQSSLEMIEAAVAGQPLWVLVPFLAVMPAVGEELLCRGVLQRSIPWPAVALPVSAVFFAALHMDPLHMAGVLPLGFYLAWLGHRTGSVWVPVFAHFTNNLAATLAMHFSESTELASTDELPLWAVPVGVLFTLVAATLLHARMRAAEAPAARPDTPAPEANDPSESPA; this is encoded by the coding sequence GGCAGGGCATGCTGGCCATGCTGGTGGCGGTGGTGATGCTGGTCATCGCCAACGTGGCCGTGCTGGTGGTGATCATGCTGGCGGAGCACGGCCCGAGCGGGGTGATGGCGGCCGTGGGCAACCCTCAGGCGCTCATCTCGTTCCCCATGCTGGCCGCTGGGCAGATCGCCAACCTGCTGGTGTTTCTGGTGGTGGCGGCGCTCTTCCCGTTCGTGGCGAGCGTCCCACACCGCAGCGCGCTGGGTCTCAGCGGGGCGCCGGCCGGCACGTTCTTGTGGGGAGCGCTCGGCATCCTGGGCCTCGGCCCGCTGGCCGACCGCATCGTCACCACGTTGAAGCCGTACTTCCCGGAGCAGAGCTCGCTCGAGATGATCGAGGCGGCCGTCGCAGGGCAGCCGCTGTGGGTGCTGGTGCCCTTCCTGGCCGTGATGCCCGCCGTGGGCGAAGAGCTGCTGTGCCGCGGCGTGCTCCAGCGCAGCATCCCGTGGCCGGCCGTGGCCCTGCCGGTGTCCGCGGTGTTCTTCGCCGCGCTGCACATGGACCCGCTGCACATGGCGGGCGTGCTGCCGCTCGGCTTCTACCTGGCGTGGCTGGGGCACCGCACGGGCTCGGTGTGGGTGCCCGTGTTCGCGCACTTCACCAACAACCTGGCGGCCACGTTGGCCATGCACTTCTCGGAGAGCACCGAGTTGGCCAGCACCGACGAGCTGCCGCTGTGGGCCGTGCCGGTGGGCGTGCTGTTCACGCTGGTGGCGGCCACGTTGCTGCACGCGCGCATGCGCGCCGCCGAGGCCCCTGCGGCGCGCCCCGACACCCCCGCACCCGAAGCCAACGATCCGTCGGAGAGCCCCGCATGA
- a CDS encoding enoyl-CoA hydratase/isomerase family protein, whose product MSTESTPQAPAPSCLLTKDEGRVRVLTLNRPRALNAFNQELYLALAEALREADADPQVRVVVLTGAGDAFTAGQDLTEMAGMSNATGVIGFEVLLDALEALGKPILTAVNGLGLGIGLTILLHTDINFMAHEAKLKCPFVTLGVVPEAGSSFLLPHVLGYQRTAELLFSARYMGAAEALAVGLVLETLPRAELMARVMSVASSIALQPPASVRETKRLMRHATRGETRAARERENEEFKRRMVSPEFREAMMAFQEKRAPNFD is encoded by the coding sequence ATGAGCACCGAGAGCACCCCCCAAGCCCCTGCCCCGAGCTGCCTGCTGACCAAGGACGAGGGGCGCGTGCGCGTGCTCACGCTCAACCGCCCACGCGCGCTCAACGCCTTCAACCAGGAACTCTACCTGGCGCTGGCCGAGGCGCTGCGCGAGGCCGACGCCGACCCACAGGTGCGCGTGGTGGTGCTCACCGGGGCGGGCGACGCCTTCACGGCGGGGCAAGACCTCACCGAGATGGCGGGCATGAGCAACGCCACGGGGGTGATTGGCTTCGAGGTGCTGCTGGACGCGCTCGAGGCGCTGGGCAAGCCCATCCTCACGGCGGTGAACGGCCTGGGCCTGGGCATCGGGCTCACCATCCTGCTGCACACCGACATCAACTTCATGGCGCACGAGGCCAAGCTCAAGTGCCCCTTCGTGACGCTGGGCGTGGTGCCCGAGGCCGGCAGCAGCTTCCTCCTGCCGCACGTGCTGGGCTACCAGCGCACGGCCGAGCTGCTGTTCAGCGCGCGCTACATGGGCGCCGCGGAGGCGTTGGCGGTGGGGCTGGTGCTGGAAACGCTGCCGCGCGCCGAGCTCATGGCGCGGGTGATGAGCGTGGCCAGCAGCATCGCGCTGCAGCCGCCGGCTTCGGTGCGCGAGACCAAGCGGCTGATGCGGCACGCCACGCGTGGGGAGACACGGGCGGCGCGCGAGCGGGAGAACGAGGAGTTCAAGCGGCGCATGGTGTCGCCGGAATTCCGCGAGGCCATGATGGCGTTCCAGGAGAAGCGGGCGCCCAACTTCGACTGA
- a CDS encoding sulfurtransferase produces the protein MVYRHAVISSPLIDARAPELRARHTILLDARSGPDARARYAAEHLRVARFIDLETDLSAPTAHPEQGGRHPLPPIATWAATLGRLGVGPDDSVVIYDDQGGANAAARAWWMLRAVGHERVWVLNGGLAAARDANLPCANREEAWTPKPPYPCTAFTLPTLDLAAVEASQQDGSRVLVDVRSAPRFRGEQEPIDPIAGHIPGALNHPLSLHLGPDGLFLPPEVLRAQYEQLLQGRPASDMVLSCGSGVTACHGLLAMEHAGLPGAALYVGSYSEWCRVRPVGTAQT, from the coding sequence ATGGTGTATCGTCACGCGGTGATCTCCTCCCCCCTCATCGACGCCCGCGCGCCCGAGTTGCGTGCCCGCCACACGATTCTGCTCGATGCCCGCAGCGGCCCGGACGCGCGCGCGCGTTACGCCGCCGAGCACCTGCGCGTGGCCCGCTTCATCGACCTCGAGACCGACCTTTCGGCGCCCACCGCTCACCCCGAGCAGGGCGGCCGTCACCCGCTGCCGCCCATCGCCACCTGGGCCGCCACGCTCGGCCGCCTTGGCGTCGGGCCCGACGACAGTGTGGTGATCTACGACGACCAAGGCGGCGCCAACGCGGCCGCGCGCGCGTGGTGGATGCTGCGCGCCGTGGGCCATGAGCGCGTGTGGGTGCTCAACGGAGGCCTGGCCGCCGCGCGGGACGCCAACCTGCCCTGCGCCAACCGCGAAGAGGCGTGGACGCCGAAGCCACCGTATCCCTGCACCGCGTTCACGCTCCCCACGCTGGACCTCGCCGCGGTGGAGGCCTCACAGCAGGACGGCTCACGCGTGCTGGTGGACGTGCGCAGCGCCCCGCGCTTTCGCGGCGAGCAGGAGCCCATCGACCCCATTGCCGGCCACATCCCGGGCGCGCTGAATCACCCGCTCTCGCTGCACCTGGGGCCCGACGGACTGTTCCTGCCACCCGAAGTGCTCCGCGCGCAGTACGAGCAGCTGCTGCAAGGCCGACCGGCGAGCGACATGGTTCTCAGCTGCGGCAGCGGCGTGACCGCGTGCCACGGCTTGCTGGCCATGGAGCACGCCGGCCTGCCCGGCGCCGCGCTCTACGTGGGCAGCTACAGCGAGTGGTGCCGCGTGCGTCCGGTCGGCACGGCGCAGACCTGA
- a CDS encoding TetR/AcrR family transcriptional regulator C-terminal domain-containing protein, whose amino-acid sequence MTTRPRLSRERILEDALRIVDTEGLGGLTIRRLAQELDVTPMAVYRHFKNKGDILDGLIELVIAEGKATEHDTPGWQAWIEVTFMRMRASLLHHPGVLPLLGSSASYGLQSLRITERLLGQMRAGGLDPDACARGLHLLVSYTLGAVAIEVAAREQQESGAKDPAEYQRQLRSRFESANIAEFPNLVSLAPKLSRFVEEAEFGLGVRHIIQSLAPTSAAS is encoded by the coding sequence ATGACGACCCGGCCCAGACTGTCGCGTGAGCGCATCCTCGAGGACGCGCTCCGCATCGTGGACACGGAAGGCCTGGGCGGGCTCACCATTCGGCGCCTGGCGCAGGAGCTCGACGTCACGCCCATGGCCGTGTACCGGCACTTCAAGAACAAGGGCGACATCCTCGACGGGCTCATCGAGCTGGTCATCGCCGAGGGCAAGGCCACCGAGCACGACACCCCCGGCTGGCAGGCGTGGATCGAGGTCACCTTCATGCGCATGCGCGCGTCTCTGCTGCACCACCCGGGTGTGCTGCCGCTCCTGGGCAGCAGCGCCAGCTATGGGTTGCAGTCGCTGCGCATCACCGAGCGCCTGCTGGGGCAGATGCGCGCCGGGGGCCTGGACCCCGACGCCTGCGCGCGCGGGCTGCACCTGCTGGTGAGCTACACCCTGGGCGCCGTGGCCATCGAGGTGGCCGCGCGCGAGCAGCAAGAGAGCGGCGCGAAGGACCCGGCCGAGTACCAGCGGCAGCTGCGGTCGCGCTTCGAGTCCGCCAACATCGCCGAGTTCCCCAACCTGGTGTCGCTGGCCCCCAAGCTCTCGCGCTTCGTGGAGGAAGCCGAGTTCGGGCTGGGCGTGCGCCACATCATCCAGTCGCTGGCGCCCACCAGCGCCGCCTCCTGA
- a CDS encoding PaaI family thioesterase, whose product MTSEAPPHRLPPEGVDLHFPFDTGCVGCSPTNPIGLRLVFRREGNSITGEYQPAEHFRGGPGAVHGGILALMLDEYSCAAGFFLTGRIFVTGSLNIRYERPTHMGLPLTVRAQIMDATHPKYSVIDASVSHLGTLLATSTGRFFPVDAPSSVSSPA is encoded by the coding sequence ATGACGTCCGAAGCGCCACCGCACCGCCTGCCCCCCGAGGGCGTGGACCTGCACTTCCCGTTCGACACCGGCTGCGTGGGCTGCTCGCCCACCAACCCCATCGGCCTGCGCCTGGTGTTCCGCCGCGAGGGCAACAGCATCACGGGCGAGTACCAGCCGGCCGAGCACTTCCGCGGCGGGCCGGGGGCCGTGCACGGCGGCATCCTGGCGCTCATGCTGGACGAGTACTCGTGCGCCGCCGGCTTCTTCCTGACGGGGCGCATCTTCGTCACGGGCTCGCTGAACATCCGCTACGAGCGCCCCACGCACATGGGCCTGCCGCTCACCGTGCGGGCGCAGATCATGGACGCGACGCACCCCAAGTACAGCGTCATCGACGCGAGCGTTTCGCACCTGGGCACGCTGCTGGCCACCAGCACGGGCCGCTTCTTCCCTGTGGACGCGCCCAGCAGCGTATCATCGCCCGCATGA
- a CDS encoding nuclear transport factor 2 family protein, with amino-acid sequence MSDSTDVARALIAAITAGDVAAVDALYHDDAVVFQNTSGRTLSKPKMLGVIRFLASGVSELRYEDVRVQPTPTGFVQQHVLACRSASGVPVRAHACLVATVEDGRIRRLDEYLDAAAIAPLMGS; translated from the coding sequence ATGAGTGACTCAACGGATGTGGCGCGCGCGCTGATTGCCGCCATCACCGCGGGCGACGTGGCCGCCGTGGACGCCCTCTATCACGACGACGCGGTGGTCTTCCAGAACACCAGCGGGAGAACGTTGAGCAAGCCCAAGATGCTGGGCGTGATCCGCTTCTTGGCCAGCGGCGTGAGCGAGCTGCGCTACGAGGACGTGCGCGTGCAGCCCACGCCCACCGGCTTCGTGCAGCAGCACGTGCTGGCCTGCCGGAGCGCGAGTGGCGTCCCGGTGCGTGCCCACGCCTGCCTGGTGGCCACCGTGGAAGACGGCCGCATCCGGCGCCTCGACGAGTACCTGGACGCTGCTGCCATCGCCCCGCTCATGGGCAGCTGA